The stretch of DNA GCCATTTGGGAAAGATTTTAATGGAATTAAACCAAGTTAAAGGGAAGATAATGTTTGTAAATTTGCCCAGCATACAACCCGTGGCTGATGATAAGCAAGCACTCACAAAACTGCATAATGTTATCTGCAGACAAGAAGACGGTGTGTAAATAGTAATACAGTGGAAGAGGAACACAAGGATGCCAATTTTTTAAGACAAATAACAGATGAGACGGGATCTAGACTGGACTGAGAATAGATTATCCTAGGCTGGTCATGTGGCTATGAGAATGAATAATTAACAATTTTGTCCTGCATGGGCTGTTTAGAGAGCGACCATAATAGATTAGAATTCTTTATGAATATGCTGGGTGAAGTCACAGAATGAAATCAAGGGTGTGAATATGAGCAAATGAAATTATGAGGTCCCATTTGATTGTCAAACTATTCAATGGGTTGATCGTGAATGGGCATTGTATGATGTTTGAAGAATGAACTACAACAATGATTCATTCCTGATTGGTACGAAAAGAAAATTCAGGAAAGATGGTTCAACACTATGAGGGGAATTAGGCATAGAATTAGTCCCCCCCAAAATCAGCAGACTGTGGATTGGAAGCAGTTCAGAGTTCAGCCAAAGAGTCCAGAAAGATTGATTCAGAGGGGTATAATGAAGCATGAGAGTAAACTGGCAGGGGACATAAAACTGATGGGATATATGGAGAAGTGAAAAAAGATGGTGATCAGAATTGTAGATTGTTTACAATCAGAAACAGGGAGAATTatgattacagtcggccctccataTCCGCGGGGGTTCCGGGATATGGAATatggaccccccgcggataccaaaaatctcagatgctgaagtcccttatttaaccggTCTgaatgcggtggtctttaggacgcAGCGGAACCCCGGAGTTTAATTAACTTGTATTAGTGCGGTGTGCATTAGGAcctggtgcagctctgaatcggCAATGTTTCCGTTTACACAAATAAttacgatcacgattgaaaataaagtggaagtcaTAAAGCgaccagaaagaggtgacacgCTAACGgtaattggaaaagcgttaggctacagtcggtcaacgatcgaaaCAATTTTAATGAAGGATGTGAAAGGCTACACAGGTtacccgatgaaagctacaattattactaagcaacacagtggtttaattattgaaatacgtatgtttctttagtgttttatatgcagagaaaggtaaaatatatactatatacttaagaaaaacgtttgactaactgacgcgaAATAATACCGGATGAACATGTTCCGACTtcaatccgacttaaagacagtcACAGGAACGGAACTccttcataacccagggactgcctgtacttttaaataatctctagattacttataatacctaatacaatgtaaattctgtgcaaatagttgttatactgtattgtttagggaaaaatgacaaaaaaaaagtttGTATAAGCTCAAACAACgaatgctggagagagaacttgtgGGTTTTCCCGCTCCGCGGTTGGTTGCATCCCCGCATAAGGAGGGACGACTGCAGTTGAAAAGGAATGGTCAGAACAACCCATTACACTGGCATTTTCTGACACGTAGATTATTTCTGTGAATAAGCAATGCTTATATAGAAAATGCTTCCAAATTGCTTTTAATTACCTCAGTGTTATAAGTTAACTATTAATATGAATTTCTAGTGATAAGGAAATAGCTGATAGTGCGAAGATCGAACATCAGACGCAACAACGGAGACTCAGCAGAAGAAGAACTGCACAAACTGAGAAAGAGCACAAATTGCTTTCCATCCAACGAACATCATGAGGTAAAGGATGTTTCCTTGCAGTTTATCTTTATGTACAGATTATTATAGAGGTGGCAGCATACGAAAAATAGTGGATCATAGTGCACTAACTATGAAATACCCAGAGTGGACACACACAGGTTAACACAGTAGTTGAATGACAAGACTGTAGGGGGATCCCAACGTTACTCTGCTGGGGTGAAAACAGTGCAGGGAACTGCAGTGTCTTAGTATTATTTTTTGTTGTTAACAGCTAATACAGTGACTGTAATCACAAGATTTGCATCTGATTCCTGACTTCTGAAGAGCCTTCTGTTCTGTCTGATCACCAGATCCAAGAGCAAGTTGAAGGGATCATAAATAATCCTTACTCAGGGCAGGAGAGGCAAGAGGAGTAGGAGAGTAGGAGCCTGATCAAGTCAGTttatctgcacttgtcttcctcaAACAGGGGTCTTCGGTGGAATGCGACTGTGAACAATGACATTATTTGAAAAGCTTAGCAGTCAGCGTAATCACTTTATCACGGATTGATTTCCACGGTAATTTGTAAGGAATGtggacattctctctgtgactgtgcaTTTCCTTTGGGTACTTGACTATGATcgaacattccaaagatgtgtgggttagggttagcaagTAGCTAGTGCTGGAATCGTGGTGACACACTTGTTGGCGGCCCCATGAAATTCTTTTTGATCTGATATAAtgtcaaacaatgcatttcacttatgctttgatatacatgtgacatgtgaaaagctaatctttaatcttcaaaTTTTTAGAAGTAGGAGTTGACTGAACTCTGCCATACACTATAGCCGCCTAGATTTGAGCACGTTGGAGCCTATGGGGTGCATTCAGTACTGAGGTAATACACCAGAGGAACATGCTACTCTAAACTGTCATAATTTCCAGCCCCTAGCAGCTTTCAGGATAGAATGGAGGAGCTGCATCCACGGTGCGGCAAATTCATCTCCTTtgggaggaagcaggaagcagagttgatctcagagtagggttaaaggtcggcacaacatgttctatgttctatgctggtCTATGTTCTTTCAGAAATGTGGAGCACGATCAGGGGACGTTGCTCATGCAATTGTTCTGTGAACTGGTCTGGTAACTTGTAAATTGCCAGACTTCAGTGGGCTTCACAATACAGCTTTATCTCACTAATGTTATTGAAGTTCTCAATCTTCTAGACATTGAGTCTGAGTACTGGTGGCTGTCTGGGGAAAAGCACCACTTCTCTGTACCGAGATCTGGAGCTATGCTCAGGCTGCTGGCAAAAAAACAAAAGTCTGCAATAGTGGGAGAGCTCGACGTCTGGTAATAAAACCAAGTCCAGCATCAGTGTAACAAAGCAACAGATCAGCTGCCTTGGCTGTTCAGGAGACACATTTCCATCTTCATCACATGAATCAATTCTTCATATTGGGTTACTGATCTGAAACATTCTCCTTCCTCAGATGCAGACCGACAGGTGGAGCATTTCCAGGTTTTAAATGCCATAATTATAGAAAACTTCATTAAAAGGCAGCTTTCACacagttagtaaatctgctgtttATGGGATTGCAGGTCAGACCTGCATCAAGTGATCTGAGATGGAATTCATGATTATGTTTTTTCTCTCTTGCAGCAACACACCGGGAGATTTATTGAAAGAGAAGCTCGATCAGCTGCAGTGTCACTTCACATGGAGACCACAGAAAGAAACTATTGACTTGGACGATATGATGTTAAGATTGCAAGATTCTCTGACATTGGGTAAAAAATATCAAGCTGCATCGTACAACCATCTTGCTTTTGTAAACTGTCTGCAGGGTAATTTTGAAGAAGCCATTCAAAATTTAAAGGAAGCTGAAAAGATTCTGAAGGAGAACCACCAAGATGAATTTGAAAGAAGAAGCATCATCACCTATGGAAACTTTGCCTGGGTGCATTACCACATGGAACAACTGACCGAGGCCCAGTCCTATCTCGACAAGCTGGAGATGATCTGTAAACCACTCAGTGATGGCCTTCGCTATACAGCAATGATACCCGAGGTGTCCGGGGAGAAGGGATGGTCATTGATGAGTTCTGCTGCAGAATACTATGAGGAGGCAAATGAATGCTTTGCAAAGGCTCTGGAGCAAGATCCTGACAACACGGAGTGGATAATGGGATATGCGACTGCACTGTTTCGGCTGGAAGCATTTTCTGGAACCCCAGAGAGTCGTGATCAGAGTCAGTCAGTGAAGTATTTCCGACGACTACTGGAGCTTGATCCAGATGACGCTATGGCCATGGTGCTGTTGGCTCTAAAACTGCAGAGGTTAAGGCAAAATGAGGAAGCAAATAAATTAGTTGAAAAAGCATTGACAAAGACCCCAGATCTGCCATATGTTCTTCGCTATGCTGCAAAATATTATAGACAAAGCGGATCTGTGGAGAAAGCTATTGAGCTCTTGAAACAAGCATTAGAATTAACTCCACACTCTTGCTTCTTACACCACCAACTTGGATTGTGCTACAGAAGTAAGCTGAAATACTCTCGTGGCAGATATCCTCGCAATCCTGTATTTCATCAGAAAGCTGAGTTGATCAATCTATGCAAGTATCAttttgaaaaggcttttgatCACCGTCGAAGGTCATTTATTAGAGCACAACTGGACTTTGCAGACATCTGCATAACAAGTGGGGAATATTCCagagcagaggagacttaccGTAGATTGGTGGAGTTAGTGGACATTCGTCCAGAGAATATGCAGAGCATTTGTATGGAAGCTGGGTTATTTGAACTGCGCCAGAAAAGGTCCGAAAGAAATGCTGTCAGCCTCTTCCTGAAAGGAGTGAAAATTGAATATAACTCAAGAGAACGGGAAAGATGTCGCATGAATTTGGAGGAGTGGGCAGATAGAAAACTTAGTGTAACTGCACATGACAGCAAGGCTCTTGGTATTAAAGCAATTCTGTATCAGCTGAAGGGGATCAAGGGTAAAGCGACTGAATACTTTGAGAAGGCCTTGAAGTTTGATCCTGGCAATGAGGAATATGTGAGTGCTCTTTCTCAATTACACATCTGAGCACCACTGGGATGTTGAAAAGTTGCATTTCCATCTGATCTGCGGTTTGGTTTGGTGGGGTGTTGCTTTACTAGTTATATCCTCTTAGCAGCTTCTCTTACTCATTAGTGTCTAATTTGCAAAAATGGTCTCTGCAACTATACTCAATTATTGCATTTCTTTAAGAAATCTTCATTCCTCAAGTACCCTTTTTCAAGTTTtgcttctctggactctggaaaAATGGGATTCGGGATAATGCAGCAAGTGGAGTTAAATGAGAAATCAAACAATTTTCCACATTGATTTGTTTGACCTATTAACCATTTTACTTTTTACTTTTCACGAGGATTTTGATGTAGAAGTGTAAAGGTGGGATGATTTTTCGAGAGCAATTTTATCTTAAGAATCATTGTAAAATATCCTCTTTAGATATGTCTGGTAATTAAAGcttcaaagcagaggttggtcTTGTCTTGACGAAATCAAAAGAACACAAGCAACAAATCCTAACAGCATGAATCCAACTTGCTGAGTGTGGTGGAGGAATGGCTCGGAAGGAGGAATGACTGGCGAGTGACAGTGGAGGGGTTTCGGGGATAATGAATGGAATTCCAATCAGATATTAACAAAAAATATGATATCTCTGGTCAGGTTTTCACTAAAAGAAATATACACTTATTGATAATGTTATGAATCATTTTGTAAAGTGAAAGGGATGATTGCCATTCCCAAACCATACGAGTTAATTGAATTAATCAGATAGAACCACTTAAGTTGTTTGTGAATTCAGTGTTTCCCCACCTTACAGCAGTTTGAGTACCACAAATACTCCATCAGAGAATTCATAGATTACTCTAAAATAAATCGGCATATTGTATAAAAGTTTGATCTTACATGCCTTGGATGTGAAAAAAT from Hemitrygon akajei chromosome 23, sHemAka1.3, whole genome shotgun sequence encodes:
- the LOC140715334 gene encoding interferon-induced protein with tetratricopeptide repeats 1-like, whose product is MSNTPGDLLKEKLDQLQCHFTWRPQKETIDLDDMMLRLQDSLTLGKKYQAASYNHLAFVNCLQGNFEEAIQNLKEAEKILKENHQDEFERRSIITYGNFAWVHYHMEQLTEAQSYLDKLEMICKPLSDGLRYTAMIPEVSGEKGWSLMSSAAEYYEEANECFAKALEQDPDNTEWIMGYATALFRLEAFSGTPESRDQSQSVKYFRRLLELDPDDAMAMVLLALKLQRLRQNEEANKLVEKALTKTPDLPYVLRYAAKYYRQSGSVEKAIELLKQALELTPHSCFLHHQLGLCYRSKLKYSRGRYPRNPVFHQKAELINLCKYHFEKAFDHRRRSFIRAQLDFADICITSGEYSRAEETYRRLVELVDIRPENMQSICMEAGLFELRQKRSERNAVSLFLKGVKIEYNSRERERCRMNLEEWADRKLSVTAHDSKALGIKAILYQLKGIKGKATEYFEKALKFDPGNEEYVSALSQLHI